The sequence below is a genomic window from Streptomyces sp. NBC_00582.
AGCTGGTGACCGACGACGGCGGGACGGTGGCCCTGACGGACGCGCCGGGCGGGGGCCTGTGCGTGAGGATCACGCTACGGGCCGCACCGCGCACCGGGTGAACCCGAAAGGACCGCTCAGCTCTCGGGCATCGCGGACGAGTGGTGGTTCACGATGAGCCACTTGCCGCCGCGCTTCTCGTACTCGTAGGTGTAACGGGCCTCGACGGCACGCTTCTTGCCGGTGGCGGGGTCGGTGAGCGTGAACTCGTAGACGCCGGAGTCGAGGGCGGAGTTGCCGTCGAGGACGTTGATGTGCGTCTCGATCTTCCTGCCGACCGGCTTGTTCTGGAGGAAGTGCTCCATGTAGTCGACGATGCCGGCGCGGTCCGTGCGGACCTTGTTG
It includes:
- a CDS encoding SgcJ/EcaC family oxidoreductase, whose amino-acid sequence is MTRKTRIRAALVTATALVTAATVTAGVSAAGSEKAHTTHKPSKKQIAALFDGWNAALRTGDPEKVADRYAKDAVLLPTLSNKVRTDRAGIVDYMEHFLQNKPVGRKIETHINVLDGNSALDSGVYEFTLTDPATGKKRAVEARYTYEYEKRGGKWLIVNHHSSAMPES